GTTCTCGATGAACAGCAGGCTGCCGGCGATCAGCGGCGGGATATCGCTGAACTGGTGGTAGAGCTGCTGCGGGCTGCGGAACTGGTACAGCGGCAGGCCGCGGCAGTCCTCGATGTTCAGCCCGGCCTGGGTTTTCTCGCGAAACGGCGGGAAGTAGCCGCGCTGGCTGTAGTCGAGCAGGGCGGGGGAGAAGTTCGCCTGGGCGCTGATCAGGTAATGCCGCTGCTGCAGGCGCTCCAGCAGCAGCGGCAAGTGGGCGTAGCCCAGGCGCTTGTCGAACGGGCCGTCGATGGGGAAACGGATGGTTTCGCTCGGCCCGGGTTGCACGGCGTATGTCAGGCGCGCGGCGTACTGGCTGAACTCGCGGGCCTGCAGCTCTGCGGTACGCAGCTCGCGGGCGATAGCCAGGCCGAGGGCGATCAGGCCGGCCAGCAGGAACAGCCAGAAGGCAAGCTTCAGCTTGCGCCGTGGTGCGGGCTTTTTCGACGAATAAAGCGGCTCAGGAGCGCCCTCGGCGAGCGCGTTCTGCGGTGCATCGGATTGCCATAAAGCGCCCATAGTGAGATGGCCTGGCTACACACGAAGCTTGCTCTTGCTGCAAGCTTAGTCGGCCGTCACGCAGGCTGTTCAGCATCTTGCGGGCAGCCGATGGCGACGAACGGGAACAGCCGGCGACCAGTCTGCTTCACTGGTGCTGGGGCCGCAGCGGCCCGCACCTGACGACACTGGAGGAAAACGAGATGGAAAGGGGTTCCAGTCTGATTCCCTGCGTGCTTTACCGCGACGCCCCGGCCGCCATCGCCTGGCTGTGCCAGGTGTTCGGCCTGCGCGAACATCTACGCGTTTCGGCCGGCAACGGCCTGATCGAGCATGCCCAGCTGCTGCACGAGCACGGCATGCTGATGCTCGGTTCGCTGAAAGATGGCGACTACGGCAAGCAGATGCGCGAGCCGCGCGCGGTGGGCGGCAACACCCAGGGCATCTACCTGGTGTTGGCCGACCCCGATGCCGCCTATGCCCGCGCGCAGCAGGCCGGGGCGGAGATAGTGATTGCCATCAAGGATGAGGAGTATGGCGGTCGCGGTTTCACCTGCCGTGATCTGGAGGGGCACCTGTGGAGCCTGGGCAGTTATGACCCCTGGAGCGAATAGCGCGCCACTCAGAAGCGGCGCGCGCGATCCTTGGCATAGCGGCGCAGCACCCACTGGCCGGCGGGGCGGGCGTTGAGCTGGTCGAGGAAGCGCTGGGTCTCGCCATCGTGCCCGGCAATGCCTTCCCAGGGCGTGCCGGTCGGGGTGAACAGCGGGGCATAG
The window above is part of the Pseudomonas alcaligenes genome. Proteins encoded here:
- a CDS encoding VOC family protein, encoding MERGSSLIPCVLYRDAPAAIAWLCQVFGLREHLRVSAGNGLIEHAQLLHEHGMLMLGSLKDGDYGKQMREPRAVGGNTQGIYLVLADPDAAYARAQQAGAEIVIAIKDEEYGGRGFTCRDLEGHLWSLGSYDPWSE